The following proteins come from a genomic window of Nostoc sp. TCL26-01:
- the rplI gene encoding 50S ribosomal protein L9, protein MAKRIQLVLTKDVSKLGRSGDLVEVAPGYARNFLIPQSLATHATPGILKQVERRREQERQRQLELKQQAEAQKAALENVGSLKIAKQVGENEAIFGTVTTQDVADAIQAATSQEVDRRGITIPDIGKLGTYKAEIKLFSDVTAQIDIEVVAS, encoded by the coding sequence ATGGCAAAACGCATACAATTAGTTTTAACAAAGGATGTCAGCAAGCTAGGCAGATCCGGCGACTTAGTGGAAGTAGCACCTGGTTACGCTCGTAACTTTTTGATTCCTCAGAGTTTGGCAACTCATGCTACACCCGGTATTCTCAAGCAAGTAGAACGCCGTCGTGAACAAGAACGGCAACGTCAATTGGAACTCAAGCAACAAGCTGAAGCACAAAAAGCAGCATTAGAAAATGTTGGTAGCTTGAAAATTGCGAAACAAGTTGGGGAAAACGAGGCAATTTTTGGTACTGTTACCACCCAAGATGTTGCTGATGCTATTCAAGCTGCCACCAGTCAAGAAGTAGACCGTCGTGGCATCACAATTCCTGATATTGGTAAACTGGGTACTTACAAAGCCGAAATTAAGCTGTTCTCTGACGTAACAGCACAAATCGATATCGAAGTTGTAGCTAGTTAG
- the kdpB gene encoding potassium-transporting ATPase subunit KdpB, translated as MNTDPSPRLPQGTRESRKHTPKADMRGLYQRAIKESFVKLNPQVAVRNPVMFIVWVGTIVTFLVTVNPSLFGTLQVDINQQRLLNGLITCILFFTVLFANFAEAVAEGRGKAQADTLRATRSDTIARKVLPDGAIEKVNSTQLRRGDIVKVIASDMIPADGEVIQGIGSVDESAITGESAPVLKQPGTDIASSVTGGTRLLSDELTIRITADPGQGFIDRMISLVEGAERSKTPNEIALTVLLAVLTQVFLIVVATMPPFVNYIANFISTVFGVEAANSLRAGASIAILISLLVALIPTTIGGLLSAIGIAGMDRVAQFNVIATSGRAVEACGDINTLVLDKTGTITLGNRMADEFIPVNSYSIEDVARIALAASMFDETPEGRSIIKLAEKYKVEINFPSNQAEGVEFSAKTRMSGTNLPNGKQVRKGAVDAIKGFVRSRSGAVPDDVDVAYERVSRLGGTPLAVCQDDQIVGVIYLKDIVKPGLRERFDQLRRMGVRTIMLTGDNRITASVIAEEAGVDDFIAEATPEDKIGVIRAEQSQGKLVAMTGDGTNDAPALAQANVGVAMNSGTQAAKEAANMVDLDSDPTKLIDLVTIGKQLLITRGALTTFSIANDIAKYFAIIPTIFGAAGIGALNIMGLKSAQSAIISALIYNALIIPVLIPLALKGVKFRPLTADQLLKRNIFIYGFGGIVAPFIAIKLIDVILPLS; from the coding sequence ATGAATACAGATCCCTCACCTCGACTTCCCCAGGGAACTCGTGAGTCGCGTAAACATACCCCAAAAGCAGATATGCGGGGACTCTACCAGAGAGCAATTAAAGAGTCATTTGTCAAGCTTAATCCGCAGGTTGCTGTGAGAAACCCAGTGATGTTTATTGTCTGGGTAGGAACAATAGTGACTTTTCTCGTCACCGTGAATCCGAGTTTATTTGGCACATTACAAGTAGATATCAATCAGCAACGTTTATTGAATGGGTTAATTACCTGCATTCTCTTTTTCACAGTCCTGTTTGCTAACTTTGCAGAAGCTGTGGCTGAGGGACGTGGTAAGGCGCAAGCAGATACCTTAAGAGCAACTCGTTCTGATACCATTGCTCGTAAAGTTTTACCGGATGGGGCAATTGAGAAAGTTAACTCCACACAACTACGCCGAGGCGATATAGTCAAAGTCATTGCTAGTGATATGATTCCCGCCGATGGGGAAGTTATACAAGGTATTGGTTCAGTAGATGAGTCGGCAATTACGGGAGAATCAGCCCCTGTACTTAAACAACCAGGTACAGATATTGCTAGTTCCGTCACTGGGGGAACGCGCCTACTCTCAGATGAGTTGACAATCAGGATTACGGCTGATCCTGGACAGGGTTTTATAGACCGGATGATTTCGCTTGTGGAAGGGGCAGAACGCAGTAAGACTCCAAACGAGATTGCTTTGACAGTATTGTTAGCAGTTTTAACGCAAGTATTCTTAATTGTCGTGGCAACCATGCCCCCCTTTGTCAACTATATTGCCAACTTTATCAGTACAGTATTTGGGGTAGAAGCCGCAAACAGTCTGCGCGCAGGTGCAAGTATAGCTATTCTGATTTCCTTGTTAGTCGCCTTGATTCCTACAACTATCGGTGGTTTGTTGAGTGCTATTGGGATTGCTGGTATGGATAGAGTTGCCCAGTTTAACGTCATCGCCACTTCTGGAAGGGCTGTAGAAGCTTGCGGTGATATTAATACCTTAGTACTGGATAAAACTGGTACTATCACCTTGGGCAACCGCATGGCTGATGAGTTTATCCCTGTCAATAGTTACTCAATTGAAGATGTAGCCCGAATTGCTCTAGCGGCTAGTATGTTTGATGAAACACCAGAAGGTAGATCAATTATTAAACTGGCAGAAAAATACAAAGTGGAGATAAATTTTCCCAGTAACCAAGCAGAAGGTGTGGAATTTTCCGCCAAAACTCGCATGAGTGGAACTAATTTACCCAACGGCAAGCAAGTCCGTAAAGGTGCAGTAGATGCAATTAAGGGGTTTGTCCGTTCTCGTAGTGGCGCTGTTCCCGACGATGTGGATGTAGCTTATGAGCGAGTTTCGCGGTTGGGAGGTACACCATTAGCAGTTTGTCAAGATGACCAAATTGTTGGGGTGATTTACCTCAAAGATATTGTTAAACCCGGCTTGCGGGAACGATTTGATCAATTGCGGCGGATGGGTGTGCGTACCATTATGTTGACAGGTGATAATCGGATTACAGCTAGTGTGATTGCCGAAGAAGCTGGGGTGGATGATTTCATTGCCGAGGCGACACCAGAAGACAAGATTGGGGTGATTCGTGCTGAACAATCTCAAGGTAAGTTGGTAGCAATGACTGGTGATGGGACGAACGACGCGCCTGCACTAGCTCAAGCTAATGTTGGTGTAGCCATGAACTCTGGAACCCAAGCTGCTAAAGAAGCTGCCAATATGGTGGATTTGGATTCTGATCCTACCAAGTTAATTGATTTAGTAACTATTGGTAAGCAACTATTAATTACTCGTGGGGCTTTGACAACTTTTTCTATTGCTAATGATATTGCCAAATATTTTGCCATTATTCCCACGATCTTTGGGGCGGCGGGGATTGGGGCGCTGAATATTATGGGCTTAAAAAGCGCTCAATCGGCAATTATCTCGGCATTGATTTATAACGCTTTAATCATTCCCGTATTAATTCCTTTAGCACTTAAGGGTGTAAAGTTTCGCCCTTTGACGGCGGATCAATTATTGAAACGCAACATTTTTATCTATGGTTTTGGGGGAATTGTTGCACCTTTTATTGCGATTAAATTGATTGATGTGATTTTGCCTTTGTCTTAA
- a CDS encoding antitoxin, translating to MSTEYHVKLIQQGDIQTLPIPQELTLSTSEVIIRQEDGKLIIEPYKKKSLLEVFANLDDIDEEFPDVGEGLLLDFSPDLLN from the coding sequence ATGTCTACCGAATATCACGTTAAACTCATTCAACAAGGCGATATTCAAACCTTACCTATTCCCCAAGAATTAACTTTATCAACCTCAGAAGTTATCATCCGACAAGAAGATGGAAAACTTATCATAGAACCCTACAAAAAAAAATCTCTCCTAGAAGTCTTCGCCAACCTTGATGACATTGACGAAGAATTTCCCGATGTTGGCGAAGGACTATTACTGGATTTCTCACCAGACTTATTAAACTGA
- a CDS encoding replicative DNA helicase produces MAEALSFQGDSSNSLPPQNIEAEEAILGGILLDPEAIGRVSDRLIPEAFYISAHKEIYQAALRLHAQGKPTDLLAITSWLTDHDLLTRIGGRNKLATLVDRTVSAVNIDALAGLVMDKYLRRRLIKAGNEIVHLGYETETELPIVLDQAEQKVFGVTQERPQSGLVHIAETLINNFQEIEERNQGIALPGIPCGFYDLDAMTSGFQRSDLIIVAARPAMGKTSFSMNIAQYIANYEIEKKRDYIVERKKLPVAVFSLEMSKEQLAQRMLASEAEIESNYLRSGRLSQTQWEPLSRAISKLSEIPIFIDDTPNITVTQMRSQARRLQAEQGMELGLIVIDYLQLMEGGGDNRVQELSKITRSLKGLARELSVPVIALSQLSRGVEARTNKRPMLSDLRESGCLTGDSLVTLADSGLQVPIRELIGQSGFAVWALNQATMKLEKAIVSNAFSTGIKSVFTLTTRLGRKIRATANHKFLTINGWCRLDELNPRQHICLPRHLPNCGKQTITYAEVALLGHLIGDGCTLPRHAIQYTTREIDLAKNVAFLAREVFGDAVAPRISPERGWYQVYLSATQHLTHGVRNPVAKWLDSFGIFGLRSYEKFVPQELFSQPEELIGCFLRHIWSTDGSIKLVGGKRLRPIAYYASSSYRLAVDVQTLLLRLGINAKLKIVPQFGKGRNQYHVKITGKPDLELFIKKVGAVGEYKLDSLQQVFQHMENCIHNTNRDVIPKDVWKKHVVPAMQSVGFTTRVLQSHIGTSYCGTALYKTNLSRERTLKVANVVKSNELLAIAKSDVYWDEIVSIEDGGEEEVFDLTVPDLHNFVANNIIVHNSIEQDADLVIMLYRDDYYNSDTPDRGIAEVIVAKHRNGPTGTVKLLFDPQFTKFKNLARSGY; encoded by the coding sequence ATGGCTGAAGCATTAAGTTTTCAAGGCGACAGTAGCAACAGTCTCCCACCCCAAAATATTGAGGCGGAAGAAGCGATTTTAGGGGGTATTTTACTTGATCCAGAGGCAATTGGTCGAGTTAGCGATCGCCTCATCCCAGAAGCATTTTACATCAGCGCCCACAAGGAAATCTATCAAGCTGCCTTGCGTCTCCATGCCCAAGGTAAACCCACCGATTTATTAGCGATTACAAGTTGGTTAACTGACCATGATTTACTTACCCGCATTGGTGGTAGAAATAAGTTAGCCACATTGGTAGACCGTACAGTTTCGGCTGTAAATATCGATGCCTTAGCAGGGTTGGTCATGGATAAATACCTGCGACGGCGTTTAATTAAAGCTGGGAATGAAATCGTCCATCTCGGTTACGAAACAGAAACAGAATTACCAATAGTTTTAGACCAAGCCGAACAAAAAGTATTTGGTGTTACCCAAGAACGTCCCCAATCAGGTTTAGTTCATATTGCCGAAACTTTAATTAATAATTTTCAAGAAATTGAAGAACGCAATCAAGGTATCGCCTTACCGGGAATTCCTTGCGGTTTTTATGATTTAGATGCCATGACTAGTGGCTTCCAACGTTCTGATTTAATTATCGTCGCAGCTAGACCTGCAATGGGCAAAACCAGCTTTTCGATGAATATTGCCCAATATATTGCCAATTACGAAATTGAGAAAAAGCGCGATTACATCGTCGAACGTAAAAAATTACCAGTTGCTGTCTTCAGTTTAGAAATGTCCAAAGAACAACTAGCACAGAGGATGTTAGCTAGTGAAGCCGAAATTGAGAGCAATTATTTACGCAGTGGTCGGCTGAGTCAAACACAGTGGGAACCTTTAAGTCGTGCCATTAGTAAACTTTCCGAGATCCCAATTTTTATTGATGACACGCCAAATATTACCGTTACCCAAATGCGGAGTCAAGCAAGACGACTGCAAGCAGAACAGGGTATGGAGTTAGGTTTAATCGTCATCGATTACTTACAATTAATGGAAGGCGGCGGTGATAATCGTGTCCAGGAGTTATCAAAAATTACCCGTTCTCTTAAAGGTTTAGCTAGAGAATTATCTGTTCCTGTAATTGCTTTATCTCAGCTAAGTCGTGGTGTGGAAGCACGTACTAATAAGCGTCCCATGTTGTCGGATTTACGTGAATCTGGTTGTTTAACTGGTGATAGTTTGGTGACGTTAGCAGATAGCGGTTTACAAGTACCAATTCGAGAATTAATCGGACAATCTGGTTTTGCAGTTTGGGCTTTGAATCAAGCAACAATGAAGTTAGAAAAGGCAATAGTCAGTAATGCTTTTTCTACAGGAATAAAGTCTGTATTTACCTTAACAACTCGGTTGGGACGAAAAATTCGTGCCACAGCTAATCACAAATTTCTGACAATTAATGGTTGGTGTAGATTAGATGAACTAAATCCTAGACAACATATCTGTTTACCAAGACATCTACCTAATTGCGGGAAACAAACAATAACTTATGCTGAAGTTGCATTATTAGGTCATTTAATTGGTGATGGTTGTACATTGCCACGTCATGCGATACAGTACACTACCAGAGAGATAGATTTAGCCAAGAATGTTGCTTTTTTAGCAAGAGAAGTTTTTGGAGATGCAGTTGCACCGAGAATTTCACCTGAACGCGGCTGGTATCAGGTTTACTTGTCTGCAACACAACACTTAACTCATGGTGTAAGAAATCCTGTAGCCAAATGGTTAGACTCTTTTGGTATTTTTGGTTTAAGGTCTTACGAAAAATTTGTACCTCAAGAATTGTTCTCACAACCAGAAGAGTTAATAGGTTGTTTTCTCAGACATATTTGGAGTACAGATGGATCTATAAAGTTGGTTGGAGGAAAAAGGTTAAGACCTATTGCGTATTATGCAAGCAGTAGCTACAGATTAGCTGTTGATGTACAAACACTTTTGTTACGCCTTGGTATTAATGCAAAACTCAAGATAGTTCCTCAATTTGGCAAGGGTAGAAACCAGTATCATGTAAAAATTACTGGTAAACCTGACCTTGAATTATTTATCAAAAAAGTTGGAGCAGTAGGAGAATATAAGCTAGATTCACTCCAACAAGTTTTTCAACATATGGAAAACTGCATTCACAATACTAATAGAGATGTAATACCCAAGGACGTTTGGAAAAAACACGTAGTACCTGCAATGCAATCTGTTGGATTTACAACAAGAGTATTACAATCCCACATTGGAACATCTTACTGTGGCACTGCGCTTTACAAAACAAATTTGAGTCGAGAAAGAACTCTAAAAGTTGCTAATGTTGTTAAATCAAATGAATTGCTTGCTATTGCTAAGAGTGATGTTTATTGGGATGAAATAGTTTCAATTGAAGATGGCGGTGAAGAAGAAGTATTTGACCTGACAGTTCCTGACTTACATAACTTTGTTGCTAATAACATTATTGTTCACAATTCTATTGAACAAGATGCGGATTTGGTAATTATGTTATACCGCGATGATTACTATAACAGTGATACTCCCGATCGCGGTATCGCTGAGGTGATTGTAGCTAAACACCGCAACGGCCCCACCGGCACAGTAAAACTCTTATTTGACCCACAATTTACCAAGTTTAAAAACTTAGCTAGGTCAGGGTATTAA
- the gloB gene encoding hydroxyacylglutathione hydrolase codes for MEVIRLAVLSDNYVFLLYDSQQNIAAVVDPAEAEPVLERLSALKAELVAIFNTHHHNDHVGGNKKLMQHFPQAIVYGGVEDRGRIPGQQVFLQQGDRVQFADRVGEVIFVPGHTRAHIAYYFPPQTSDAAGELFCGDTLFAGGCGRLFEGTPAQMVESLTKLRSLPENTRVWCAHEYTLKNLQFALTIDSNNHQLQKRFDEVKTKRHQGEATVPSLLGIEKLTNPFLRWEQPSLQLAVKSNDPIQTFARIRGLKDKF; via the coding sequence ATGGAAGTCATTCGTCTGGCAGTACTCTCGGATAATTACGTATTTCTATTGTATGATTCTCAACAAAATATTGCTGCTGTTGTTGATCCGGCGGAGGCTGAACCTGTACTGGAAAGATTATCGGCTCTAAAAGCTGAATTAGTAGCAATTTTTAACACTCACCACCACAATGATCATGTTGGTGGGAATAAGAAGTTAATGCAACATTTCCCACAAGCGATAGTGTACGGTGGAGTTGAAGATCGAGGGAGAATTCCAGGACAACAAGTGTTTTTGCAACAAGGCGATCGCGTCCAGTTTGCTGATAGAGTAGGGGAGGTAATTTTCGTACCCGGACATACTCGCGCTCATATTGCTTATTACTTTCCTCCCCAAACATCAGACGCAGCAGGTGAATTATTCTGTGGTGATACGCTGTTTGCTGGTGGTTGTGGTCGTTTATTTGAAGGTACACCAGCCCAAATGGTAGAGTCTTTAACTAAGCTGCGTTCTTTACCAGAAAATACCCGTGTTTGGTGCGCTCACGAATACACATTAAAAAATTTACAATTTGCTCTGACTATAGACAGTAATAATCATCAACTACAAAAGCGTTTCGATGAAGTCAAAACAAAACGCCATCAAGGAGAAGCTACTGTCCCTTCACTACTCGGAATAGAAAAACTGACTAATCCTTTCTTGCGTTGGGAACAACCATCATTGCAACTAGCAGTTAAAAGTAATGACCCAATCCAAACATTTGCCAGAATCAGAGGATTGAAAGATAAGTTTTAA
- a CDS encoding potassium-transporting ATPase subunit F: MKPLRKLYSQSPIPSTQSLIPDIWMEWRRQKLPLYIFLAMCFNLVVAPVVYAATGEDFSRTQAWALGLLGLVTLSLSIYLFFVMFIPEKF; the protein is encoded by the coding sequence ATGAAACCATTACGCAAGTTGTATTCCCAATCCCCAATCCCTAGTACCCAGTCCCTAATCCCCGACATCTGGATGGAATGGCGTAGACAAAAGTTGCCTTTGTATATCTTCTTGGCAATGTGTTTCAATCTTGTGGTTGCACCTGTTGTTTATGCAGCAACTGGTGAAGATTTTTCTCGCACACAAGCTTGGGCTTTGGGTTTATTGGGGTTGGTAACGCTGAGTCTCTCGATTTATCTGTTTTTTGTGATGTTTATACCGGAGAAATTCTAA
- a CDS encoding FKBP-type peptidyl-prolyl cis-trans isomerase translates to MKAILLSVGFMLLCVVVLVLTQVGSKQDSAIAANLTQTPPAATSVTENNTPTKNNIMSDAAFNAANVVTTDSGLKYVELEEGTGATPQPGQTVVVHYTGTLENGTKFDSSRDRNRPFSFTIGVGQVIKGWDEGLSTMKVGGRRQLIIPADLGYGARGAGGVIPPNATLLFDVELLDVK, encoded by the coding sequence TTGAAAGCAATTTTACTCAGCGTGGGTTTCATGCTGTTATGTGTCGTGGTTTTGGTGCTAACACAAGTTGGCAGTAAGCAGGACTCTGCCATTGCTGCTAATTTAACCCAAACTCCACCAGCAGCCACAAGCGTTACTGAAAACAATACTCCAACCAAGAATAATATTATGTCTGATGCTGCTTTTAATGCTGCTAACGTTGTCACTACTGATTCTGGATTGAAATACGTGGAATTAGAAGAGGGAACTGGCGCAACACCTCAACCTGGACAAACTGTTGTAGTTCACTACACTGGTACTCTAGAAAATGGTACTAAATTTGATAGTTCACGCGATCGCAATCGTCCCTTCAGCTTTACCATCGGTGTTGGTCAAGTCATCAAAGGTTGGGACGAAGGACTCAGTACCATGAAGGTAGGCGGTCGTCGTCAATTAATCATCCCCGCAGATTTAGGCTACGGCGCACGTGGCGCTGGTGGTGTAATTCCTCCCAATGCCACCCTGTTATTTGATGTAGAGTTGCTGGATGTTAAGTAA
- the kdpA gene encoding potassium-transporting ATPase subunit KdpA — translation MLQGWMQIALTLLIVLAITPFLGRYMARVYQEQYTFLDTILQPIERSLYALVGVKAQENMTGWQYARAILYSNIVMGLLIFFILMNQGWLPLNPTKIGAPTWDTALHTTISFITNTNQQHYSGETYLSYGSQVWGLGYHMFTSAATGLAVGIAFIRGLTGRPLGNLYVDLIRSITRILLPICIVGGIALMAAGVPETLAGPAVFPTLENPNISQAIARGPVAHFEIIKQLGENGGGFFAINSAHPFENPNGFTNLIQVVAMLSIPTALIYTYGLFANNTKQAWLAYGMVGVIYLAFIIITAIGEYNGNPAVNTLLGSTQPNLEGKEVRFGWAQSALFAVSTTGTMCGAVNSLLDSFMPNGGFSTLSNMFLQIIWGGQGTGTAYLFAYLILAVFATGLMVGRTPEFLGRKIEKREVVLASFLILLVHPIAIMIPAGIALAFPEQLAGISNPGFHGFAQVIYEYASAAANNGSGFEGLGDSQPSPIAIATGAKPTITALWWNLSTCFSLIAGRYIPIIGLLLLADSISGKQQVPFTTGTLRTDTGLFTGVTAGVVLILGALTFFPVLAFGPIGEAFWIFSQ, via the coding sequence ATGCTACAAGGCTGGATGCAAATAGCCTTAACGCTATTAATTGTATTAGCAATTACGCCTTTTTTGGGGCGATATATGGCGCGTGTGTATCAAGAACAGTATACATTTCTGGATACAATTTTGCAGCCGATTGAGCGATCGCTTTATGCTTTAGTTGGGGTGAAAGCTCAAGAGAATATGACAGGCTGGCAATATGCACGGGCGATTCTCTATAGCAATATAGTCATGGGTTTGCTGATATTTTTCATCCTGATGAATCAAGGATGGTTACCACTCAACCCAACAAAGATCGGCGCACCAACTTGGGATACAGCATTACATACAACTATTTCTTTTATTACTAACACCAACCAGCAACATTATTCTGGGGAAACGTACCTGAGCTACGGTAGCCAAGTTTGGGGACTAGGTTATCATATGTTTACCTCAGCAGCCACTGGTTTAGCCGTGGGCATCGCCTTTATTCGCGGCTTGACTGGTAGACCTTTGGGTAACTTGTATGTAGACTTGATTCGTTCCATCACCAGGATTTTATTACCTATTTGTATTGTCGGTGGTATTGCCTTGATGGCAGCTGGTGTTCCCGAAACCTTAGCAGGGCCAGCAGTATTTCCCACCTTAGAAAATCCTAATATAAGTCAGGCGATCGCTCGTGGCCCCGTTGCTCATTTTGAGATCATCAAACAATTAGGAGAAAACGGCGGTGGCTTTTTCGCTATCAACTCAGCACATCCCTTTGAAAATCCCAACGGGTTTACTAACCTAATTCAAGTTGTGGCGATGCTGTCAATTCCTACAGCCTTGATTTACACCTATGGTTTATTTGCCAATAACACTAAACAAGCTTGGTTAGCTTATGGCATGGTGGGAGTGATTTACCTAGCATTTATCATCATCACTGCCATTGGCGAATATAACGGCAACCCAGCAGTAAACACACTTTTAGGTAGTACACAACCGAACTTAGAAGGGAAAGAAGTCCGTTTTGGGTGGGCGCAGTCGGCACTATTTGCTGTGAGTACAACAGGTACGATGTGCGGTGCTGTTAATAGTTTACTCGATTCTTTTATGCCTAATGGCGGTTTTTCCACCCTGTCAAATATGTTTTTACAAATCATCTGGGGTGGACAAGGTACAGGAACAGCCTATTTATTCGCTTACCTGATCTTAGCTGTGTTTGCCACAGGCTTAATGGTAGGACGCACACCAGAATTTTTAGGACGGAAGATCGAAAAACGCGAAGTAGTACTGGCAAGTTTTTTAATTTTGCTAGTCCATCCCATCGCCATCATGATCCCAGCAGGTATTGCTTTAGCATTCCCCGAACAACTAGCCGGAATTAGTAATCCTGGTTTTCATGGCTTTGCTCAAGTCATCTACGAATACGCCTCCGCCGCCGCCAACAACGGTTCTGGATTTGAAGGCTTAGGAGATTCCCAACCATCACCAATAGCCATTGCTACAGGCGCAAAACCAACCATCACCGCCCTATGGTGGAATCTCAGCACTTGTTTCAGCCTTATAGCCGGGCGTTACATCCCCATTATCGGCTTACTACTACTAGCTGATAGTATATCCGGCAAACAACAAGTTCCTTTCACCACCGGCACATTACGCACCGACACAGGACTATTCACAGGCGTAACCGCAGGCGTAGTCTTAATCCTCGGCGCACTCACATTTTTCCCCGTCCTAGCCTTCGGCCCCATCGGTGAGGCTTTTTGGATTTTTAGTCAATAG
- the kdpC gene encoding K(+)-transporting ATPase subunit C, with protein sequence MSFAREASRAIRSTLVIWIIVAVIYPLAMMAVGQIVFPYQANGSLIKDNRGQVLGSALIGQPFTSDRYFNSRPSTTSYSTADPNKDDAQVLQTGVSGASNLAPSNSALLDRIKGNNDPDPSKRVEGDLTRLKTAGVQPTADLIYTSGSSLDPHITPNAAQAQINRIAQARGLQAQELETLIAQNTDGRFLGLFGEPGVNVLKLNLALDRLRSAN encoded by the coding sequence ATGAGTTTTGCACGCGAAGCTAGCAGGGCGATTCGTTCTACCTTGGTAATTTGGATAATTGTGGCAGTGATTTATCCTTTGGCAATGATGGCGGTGGGACAGATTGTGTTTCCCTATCAGGCTAATGGTAGTTTAATTAAAGACAATCGAGGTCAAGTTTTGGGTTCTGCTTTGATTGGTCAACCTTTTACGAGCGATCGCTATTTTAACAGCCGCCCTAGCACTACCAGCTACAGTACAGCAGACCCGAACAAAGATGATGCTCAAGTCTTACAAACAGGGGTTTCCGGCGCTAGTAATTTAGCCCCCAGTAATTCAGCATTATTAGACAGAATTAAAGGTAATAATGATCCTGATCCGAGTAAGCGGGTTGAAGGCGACTTGACGAGGCTCAAAACAGCAGGCGTTCAACCTACGGCTGATTTAATCTACACTTCTGGTTCTAGTCTTGACCCCCATATTACCCCTAATGCAGCTCAGGCGCAAATTAACCGTATAGCCCAGGCGCGAGGACTGCAAGCACAAGAGTTAGAAACTTTAATTGCTCAAAATACTGATGGTCGATTTCTCGGACTCTTTGGTGAACCTGGGGTTAATGTCTTAAAATTAAACCTAGCTTTGGATAGATTAAGGTCTGCAAATTAG
- a CDS encoding ABC transporter ATP-binding protein yields MPNTISLTDALVPNPAPQSVIIRLESIFKLYGSGETEVKALNDVNLVIQEGEYCSIMGPSGSGKSTAMNIIGCLDRPTAGHYYLDNVDVAGMNDVDLAHIRNKKLGFVFQQFHLLPQLSALENVMLPMVYASVNPTERRDRATEALVKVGLEKRLNNKPTQLSGGQQQRVAIARAIVNRPVVLLADEPTGALDSRTTQEVLDIFTELNSSGITVVMVTHEPDVARQTQRIVWFRDGQVVHSHLTPADLTHLATI; encoded by the coding sequence ATGCCAAACACAATTTCACTTACAGATGCTTTAGTTCCAAATCCTGCACCTCAATCAGTCATCATTCGCCTGGAAAGTATTTTTAAACTATATGGCAGTGGTGAAACTGAAGTCAAAGCCTTAAATGATGTCAACTTGGTGATTCAGGAAGGCGAATATTGTTCAATTATGGGGCCTTCGGGTTCTGGTAAATCCACAGCGATGAATATTATCGGCTGTTTAGATCGTCCAACTGCGGGACATTATTATTTAGATAACGTTGATGTAGCCGGCATGAATGATGTCGATTTGGCACACATCCGCAATAAAAAATTGGGGTTTGTGTTTCAACAATTCCACTTGCTACCCCAACTGAGTGCTTTAGAAAATGTTATGCTGCCGATGGTATACGCTAGCGTTAATCCTACAGAAAGACGCGATCGCGCTACGGAAGCTTTAGTTAAAGTAGGCTTAGAAAAACGTCTCAACAATAAACCCACTCAACTATCTGGTGGACAACAACAAAGAGTAGCGATCGCTCGTGCCATTGTCAACCGTCCTGTTGTCCTTCTAGCCGATGAACCTACAGGCGCACTAGATTCACGTACAACTCAAGAAGTCCTAGATATTTTCACTGAACTAAATAGCAGTGGTATCACTGTAGTTATGGTTACCCATGAACCAGATGTTGCTCGGCAAACTCAGCGTATTGTCTGGTTTCGAGATGGACAAGTTGTACATTCTCACCTCACCCCAGCCGATTTGACTCATTTAGCTACCATCTAG